Proteins from a genomic interval of Diaminobutyricimonas aerilata:
- a CDS encoding FtsB family cell division protein — MARRQHTRKVPVALPERDSVQAGWMRGFRVSGFTLTVLFLIVAALVSLAPSLKNLIEQQQEIALREQQLADARDQVDELEQQVARWQDPAYLKAQARDRLIYAFPGDITYLVADDRENVAATPVLPISDELQTSKVDWTRSMLDSVLTAGLTEQPADQIVSPQLQDQQ, encoded by the coding sequence GTCGCCCTGCCGGAGCGCGACAGCGTTCAGGCGGGGTGGATGCGGGGCTTCCGGGTCTCCGGATTCACCCTCACGGTGCTCTTCCTCATCGTCGCCGCGCTCGTGTCGCTCGCCCCGTCGCTCAAGAACCTGATCGAGCAGCAGCAGGAGATCGCGCTGCGCGAGCAGCAGCTCGCCGACGCGCGGGACCAGGTCGACGAGCTCGAACAGCAGGTCGCGCGCTGGCAGGACCCCGCGTACCTCAAGGCGCAAGCCCGCGACCGGCTGATCTACGCGTTCCCGGGTGACATCACCTACCTGGTGGCGGATGACCGTGAGAACGTCGCGGCCACGCCGGTGCTCCCCATCAGCGACGAACTGCAGACGAGCAAGGTCGACTGGACCCGCTCCATGCTCGACTCCGTGCTCACGGCGGGACTCACTGAGCAGCCCGCCGACCAGATCGTCTCCCCCCAGCTCCAGGATCAGCAGTGA
- a CDS encoding DUF501 domain-containing protein, with amino-acid sequence MTRPPFPPPTEAEVDAVSRQLGRPARGVIGIAARCACGAPTVVATLPRLPDGTPFPTLYYLSHPAATAAMSTLEAIGVMPEWAATLEGEIAEAYTAAHEQYLADRESVAHVPEIDGVSAGGMPTRVKCLHALAAHALATGPGVNPIGDRAIAESAWSPDRCECAEPFDASQASWLPGTAA; translated from the coding sequence GTGACCAGACCCCCGTTCCCTCCGCCCACCGAGGCCGAGGTGGATGCGGTGAGCCGCCAACTCGGCCGCCCGGCGCGAGGAGTGATCGGCATCGCCGCGCGCTGCGCGTGCGGGGCGCCGACCGTCGTCGCGACCCTCCCGCGGCTGCCCGACGGCACGCCGTTCCCCACGCTGTACTACTTGAGCCACCCCGCCGCGACGGCGGCGATGTCGACCCTCGAGGCCATCGGCGTCATGCCGGAGTGGGCCGCCACCCTCGAGGGCGAGATCGCCGAGGCGTACACCGCCGCCCATGAGCAGTACCTCGCCGACCGCGAGAGCGTCGCGCACGTGCCCGAGATCGACGGGGTCTCGGCCGGCGGGATGCCCACTCGGGTGAAGTGCCTCCACGCGCTCGCCGCGCACGCCCTCGCGACCGGGCCCGGTGTGAACCCGATCGGCGATCGGGCGATCGCCGAGTCGGCGTGGAGCCCCGACCGGTGCGAATGCGCGGAGCCCTTCGACGCCTCGCAGGCGTCGTGGCTGCCCGGAACCGCGGCGTGA